One window of the Longimicrobiaceae bacterium genome contains the following:
- a CDS encoding TolC family protein encodes MKNGVFARGATGTRPRARLARFTLVAGLLAFAVLPASAQEPQAQEQAATPRMITFREAIELALERNPTVRTARNNLRLDEIAVRQEKTSFLPDLRFSTSTSQRYGRNFSQDEGRIINTTTNSFNGSISSGLTLFDGFANVNSLRSARLTEEAGEYEVERAEQTVVFNVMSNYLALIEAREQVVVQEENLAAQQALEADIAARVQQQVRPISDLYQQQASVASARLALVQAQRSAALAEMQLLQTLQLDPTQDYEFEIPEVSAVQTELDSLDLEEATARALQQRADFIAAQTMVQASEHQVKVARGSYWPTISLSANYSSNFSSLDETSFFDQLDNRRGGSLGVSFSIPLFDRLNTRNATERARIQVENARINLETLRQDVAVQIRTAMLDLQSAREQLAAAEAQLRAAELALQFSQQRYDVGAGSLVELTQAQTAQVRAASDLVSARYRLVFQTRLMDYYLGGMTPETPLN; translated from the coding sequence GCGCGCAGGAGCCGCAGGCGCAGGAGCAGGCTGCGACGCCGAGGATGATCACCTTCCGCGAGGCCATCGAGCTGGCGCTGGAGCGCAACCCGACTGTCCGCACGGCGCGCAACAACCTGCGGCTCGACGAGATCGCCGTCCGGCAGGAGAAGACCTCCTTCCTGCCGGACCTGAGGTTCAGCACGTCCACCTCTCAGCGGTACGGGCGAAACTTCAGCCAGGACGAGGGGCGGATCATCAACACGACCACCAACTCGTTCAACGGCTCGATCTCTTCGGGGCTGACCCTGTTCGACGGCTTCGCCAACGTCAACTCGCTGCGCAGTGCGCGGCTGACCGAGGAGGCAGGTGAGTACGAGGTGGAGCGGGCGGAGCAGACGGTGGTCTTCAACGTGATGTCCAACTACCTGGCGCTGATCGAAGCGCGCGAGCAGGTGGTGGTGCAGGAGGAGAACCTGGCGGCTCAGCAGGCGCTGGAGGCCGACATCGCGGCTCGGGTCCAGCAGCAGGTTCGCCCGATCTCCGACCTCTACCAGCAGCAGGCCTCGGTGGCGAGCGCGCGACTGGCGCTGGTGCAGGCGCAGCGCTCCGCCGCGCTGGCGGAGATGCAGCTGCTCCAGACGCTGCAGCTCGACCCCACGCAGGACTACGAATTCGAGATTCCGGAGGTCTCCGCCGTGCAGACGGAGCTCGATTCGCTCGACCTGGAGGAGGCCACCGCGCGGGCGCTGCAACAGCGGGCAGACTTCATCGCGGCGCAGACGATGGTCCAGGCGTCGGAGCACCAGGTGAAGGTGGCGAGGGGCTCATATTGGCCGACCATCTCGCTGTCGGCGAACTATAGCTCGAACTTCTCCAGCCTGGACGAAACCAGCTTCTTCGACCAGCTCGACAACCGGCGCGGCGGCTCGCTGGGCGTGAGCTTCTCGATCCCGCTCTTCGACCGGCTGAACACGCGCAACGCCACGGAGCGAGCGCGCATCCAGGTGGAGAACGCGCGCATCAACCTCGAAACGCTGCGGCAGGACGTGGCCGTGCAGATCCGGACGGCGATGCTCGACCTGCAGTCGGCGCGGGAACAGCTGGCCGCGGCAGAGGCACAGCTCCGCGCCGCGGAGCTGGCATTGCAGTTCTCGCAGCAGCGCTACGACGTGGGTGCCGGGTCGCTGGTCGAGCTCACCCAGGCGCAAACCGCCCAGGTCCGCGCCGCGAGCGACCTGGTTAGTGCGCGCTACCGCCTCGTCTTCCAGACGCGCTTGATGGACTACTACCTGGGCGGCATGACGCCGGAGACGCCGCTGAACTGA
- a CDS encoding GntR family transcriptional regulator — protein sequence MKAEQLTFRRSRTSTVVEQIWSELRRMILQGTLTPGTRLVELDIAAQSSASQASVREALHRLERDGLVIRRGRRGTFVTEVEPDKMLEVFHVRAAVESVAIRRAVERMTPERLAELERLVDRMRMEGLRGDATAVVEADMAFHGRLCAWADHPTLLRVWELLYTQMERFLVLYDVEHFADLTQVAANHEPVLEAIRSGDADEAASAIHEHVLIGAPPMLVAADNHFFSDLRRRAAVH from the coding sequence ATGAAAGCCGAACAGCTGACCTTTCGCCGCAGCCGCACGTCCACGGTCGTCGAACAGATCTGGTCCGAGCTGCGACGTATGATCCTCCAGGGCACCCTCACCCCCGGAACTCGCCTGGTCGAGCTCGACATCGCCGCGCAGAGCTCCGCCAGTCAGGCTTCGGTCCGCGAAGCCCTCCATCGGCTCGAGCGCGACGGCCTGGTGATCCGCCGCGGACGGCGGGGGACCTTCGTGACGGAGGTCGAGCCGGACAAGATGCTCGAGGTCTTCCACGTCCGGGCTGCGGTCGAGAGCGTCGCGATCCGCCGCGCCGTGGAGAGGATGACGCCGGAACGGCTCGCTGAGCTGGAGAGGCTGGTGGATAGGATGCGGATGGAAGGGCTGCGGGGAGACGCCACCGCGGTGGTCGAAGCCGACATGGCCTTCCACGGACGCCTCTGCGCCTGGGCCGACCACCCGACCCTGCTCCGCGTGTGGGAGCTCCTCTACACGCAGATGGAGCGCTTTCTGGTGCTGTACGACGTCGAGCACTTCGCGGACCTGACCCAGGTGGCCGCCAACCACGAGCCGGTGCTGGAAGCGATCCGCAGCGGTGACGCCGACGAAGCCGCCTCCGCGATCCACGAGCACGTGCTCATCGGCGCCCCGCCGATGCTCGTCGCGGCGGACAACCACTTCTTCAGCGACCTGCGACGGCGCGCGGCGGTCCACTGA
- a CDS encoding sugar phosphate isomerase/epimerase — translation MELTCTSFSFPLLPFETSLRQIALLDIPNVDLGAHADGTHLRPAEIEANPTRQADRVSRAVDAAGIGIADLFPTFGMGFRDRPVNTPDPEVRAANRRRFQAFVEFCKRTDCPGITLLPGVVWPELGQESSFELSRVALTELVEIGRSAGLRVSVEAHLESVVEQPEQALALVEAVPGLQLTLDYSHFIANGIPAERVHPLLPHAGHLHARQAAPGYLQRPRREGTIDFGDIVRRLKEIGYSGRICVEYTWQEWRGCNTEDVVSESVMLRDELRGYIEA, via the coding sequence ATGGAACTTACCTGCACCTCCTTCTCGTTTCCTCTGTTACCGTTCGAGACCAGCCTGCGGCAGATCGCGCTGCTCGACATCCCCAACGTCGACCTGGGAGCCCACGCCGACGGGACGCACCTGCGGCCCGCCGAAATCGAGGCGAACCCGACTCGACAGGCGGACCGGGTGAGCCGCGCCGTCGACGCGGCGGGGATCGGCATCGCCGACCTCTTCCCCACCTTCGGAATGGGGTTCCGTGATCGGCCGGTCAACACCCCCGATCCGGAGGTGCGCGCGGCCAACCGTCGCCGTTTCCAGGCCTTCGTCGAGTTCTGCAAGCGGACCGATTGCCCGGGGATCACGCTCCTCCCCGGGGTCGTCTGGCCGGAGCTGGGGCAGGAGAGCTCCTTCGAGCTCTCGCGCGTGGCACTCACCGAGCTGGTGGAGATCGGCCGCTCGGCGGGGTTGCGGGTGAGCGTCGAGGCACACCTCGAATCCGTGGTCGAGCAACCCGAGCAAGCCCTCGCGCTGGTCGAGGCCGTGCCCGGCCTGCAGCTGACGTTGGATTACTCGCACTTCATCGCTAACGGCATCCCCGCCGAGCGTGTCCACCCCCTCCTCCCGCACGCCGGCCACCTCCACGCTCGCCAGGCCGCCCCGGGATACCTCCAGCGCCCCCGCCGCGAAGGAACCATCGACTTCGGTGACATCGTCCGCCGCCTGAAGGAGATCGGCTACTCCGGCCGGATCTGCGTCGAGTACACCTGGCAGGAATGGAGAGGGTGCAATACGGAGGACGTCGTCTCGGAGAGCGTGATGTTGAGGGATGAGCTGAGGGGCTACATCGAGGCGTGA
- the rhmD gene encoding L-rhamnonate dehydratase codes for MRSPRIREVRAYVIEPGEAGADYHNQGKGHWIVDTSIANPMSVYEQYRASRTSWGINALGTVVTQVELEDGTVGVGASVGGEPACYIIEKHLSRFVEGQQVHNLELMWDMMWRATMPYGRKGLPIQAISAVDLAIWDALGKVRQEPVYAMLGGKTKDRLPVYATTVRPDLAKQMGFVAAKMPCRHGPAEGQEGLRKNVEAFIEWRESVGPDFPLKLDCYMSLTVPYAIELGKALAEHGLYWIEECLPPDDYAGYAELKRALTGITLVTTGEHEYTRYGFRELIARNAADVLQPDVNWVGGLTECRRIVAMAAAYDIPVIPHGSSVFSYHMQYAFRNCPVGEILIMSPEADRVVPVFGDLFANEPLPRDGYIDLDDTPGWGVELNPSLKLARPYGTR; via the coding sequence ATGAGGAGCCCTAGGATTCGCGAAGTTCGCGCTTACGTGATCGAGCCGGGGGAGGCGGGGGCGGACTACCACAACCAGGGCAAGGGCCACTGGATCGTGGACACGTCGATCGCCAACCCGATGTCCGTCTACGAGCAGTACCGGGCTTCGCGGACCAGTTGGGGGATCAACGCGCTGGGCACGGTGGTCACCCAGGTCGAGCTGGAGGACGGCACCGTCGGCGTCGGCGCGAGCGTGGGGGGCGAGCCGGCGTGTTACATCATCGAGAAGCACCTCAGCCGCTTCGTCGAGGGGCAGCAGGTGCACAACCTCGAGCTGATGTGGGACATGATGTGGCGCGCCACCATGCCGTACGGCCGCAAGGGGCTGCCTATCCAGGCGATCAGCGCCGTCGACCTGGCGATCTGGGACGCCCTGGGGAAGGTGCGCCAGGAGCCCGTCTACGCCATGCTCGGCGGCAAGACCAAGGACCGGCTACCGGTCTACGCGACCACCGTGCGGCCGGACCTGGCCAAGCAGATGGGTTTCGTCGCAGCCAAGATGCCGTGCCGGCACGGACCGGCGGAGGGGCAGGAGGGGCTGCGCAAGAACGTCGAGGCCTTCATCGAGTGGCGCGAGTCGGTCGGGCCCGACTTCCCGCTCAAGCTCGACTGCTACATGTCCCTGACCGTCCCCTATGCGATCGAGCTGGGGAAGGCGCTGGCGGAGCACGGTCTGTACTGGATCGAGGAGTGCCTGCCGCCCGACGACTACGCCGGGTACGCCGAGCTGAAGCGGGCGCTCACCGGCATCACCCTGGTCACCACGGGTGAGCACGAGTACACGCGCTACGGCTTCCGCGAACTGATCGCCCGCAACGCCGCGGACGTGCTGCAGCCGGACGTCAACTGGGTGGGCGGCCTGACCGAGTGCCGGCGCATCGTGGCCATGGCGGCCGCCTACGACATCCCGGTCATCCCGCACGGCTCCAGCGTCTTCTCCTACCACATGCAGTACGCCTTCAGGAACTGCCCCGTCGGCGAGATCCTGATCATGAGCCCCGAAGCCGACCGCGTCGTGCCCGTCTTCGGTGACCTCTTCGCCAACGAGCCCCTCCCGCGGGACGGCTACATCGACCTCGACGACACCCCGGGCTGGGGGGTGGAGCTGAATCCCAGCTTGAAGCTCGCGCGACCGTACGGCACACGATAG
- a CDS encoding SDR family NAD(P)-dependent oxidoreductase, giving the protein MQTSPTAIITGGARGIGYAAAEVLGRDGYALVLADLDADAGADAALKLEEAGYAAIAVRTDVSEPESVQQMVDEVLRRFGRIDVLVNNAGIAGRAAPIHEVTIEEWDRLMAIDLRSVFLCCRAVLPEMLARGKGAIVNVASVAGKEGNPNMAPYSTAKAGVIGFTKAVAKEVAQKGVRVNAVAPATAETDILKTLSEEAINYMRSKIPMGRLCKVEEVAEVIAFLASDRASFVTGQTYDVSGGRCTY; this is encoded by the coding sequence ATGCAAACTTCTCCCACCGCCATCATCACCGGTGGAGCGCGCGGGATTGGATATGCCGCGGCCGAGGTGCTCGGCCGGGATGGCTATGCCCTGGTGCTCGCGGACCTCGACGCCGATGCGGGCGCGGACGCCGCGCTCAAGCTCGAGGAGGCGGGCTATGCGGCCATCGCAGTCCGGACCGACGTGTCCGAGCCGGAGAGCGTGCAGCAGATGGTCGACGAGGTGCTGCGGCGCTTCGGTCGCATCGACGTGCTCGTCAACAACGCGGGCATCGCCGGGCGCGCGGCGCCGATCCACGAGGTGACCATCGAGGAGTGGGACCGCCTCATGGCCATCGACCTGCGCAGCGTATTCCTCTGTTGCCGCGCCGTGCTGCCGGAGATGCTCGCGCGCGGGAAGGGAGCCATCGTCAACGTGGCCTCAGTGGCGGGGAAGGAGGGGAACCCCAACATGGCCCCGTATTCCACCGCGAAGGCGGGCGTCATCGGGTTCACCAAGGCGGTGGCCAAAGAGGTCGCCCAGAAGGGGGTGCGCGTGAACGCCGTCGCCCCCGCCACCGCCGAGACCGACATCCTCAAGACCCTCTCCGAGGAGGCCATCAACTACATGCGCAGCAAGATTCCCATGGGCCGCCTCTGCAAGGTCGAGGAGGTCGCCGAGGTGATCGCCTTCCTCGCCTCCGACCGCGCCAGCTTCGTGACCGGACAGACCTACGATGTGAGCGGCGGCAGATGCACATACTAG